In the genome of Cupriavidus taiwanensis, one region contains:
- a CDS encoding chemotaxis protein CheW, giving the protein MQHIDKADGAGEEFLAFTLGREEYGVDILKVQEIRGYESVTQIANAPDYIKGVINLRGIIVPIIDLRIKFRQPNVSYDQYTVVIIVDLNERTTGIVVDGVSDVLTLSAAQIKPTPHFSGELATDYIRGLGSVEQRMLILVDIEKLLNTEELAALEAVS; this is encoded by the coding sequence ATGCAGCACATCGACAAGGCGGACGGCGCGGGCGAGGAGTTCCTGGCCTTTACCCTGGGCCGCGAGGAATACGGCGTCGATATCCTGAAGGTGCAGGAGATCCGCGGCTACGAGTCGGTCACCCAGATCGCGAACGCGCCCGACTACATCAAGGGCGTGATCAACCTGCGCGGCATCATCGTGCCGATCATCGACCTGCGCATCAAGTTCCGCCAGCCCAATGTCAGCTACGACCAGTACACGGTCGTGATCATCGTCGACCTCAACGAACGCACCACCGGCATCGTGGTGGACGGCGTCTCCGACGTACTCACGCTGAGCGCCGCGCAGATCAAGCCCACGCCGCACTTCTCCGGCGAACTGGCGACCGACTATATCCGCGGCCTGGGCTCGGTCGAGCAGCGCATGCTGATCCTGGTCGACATCGAGAAGCTGCTCAATACCGAGGAACTGGCCGCGCTGGAAGCGGTGTCCTGA
- a CDS encoding methyl-accepting chemotaxis protein: MRNNQPVTQREYPLSPSDYLISRTDLKGRITFANRTFIEASGFAAEELLGAPHNLVRHPDMPPEAFADLWQDLQAGRTWMGVVKNRRKNGDFYWVSATVTPTRVDGRVVGYTSVRSMATREQVQAAGAAYARFRAGRADGLAIRHGAVVRTGLRGLVQGLLRLNLKRRILWAQAGGLVWFLAALVAVEALGGTAAASLRPWLWGGFALALASSFAAGTMLLARVNRPVRDMLDFALRMGAGDLTTRFEHRSADEIGALAQAMQTMQRSLLSVVHEIQEGMASISTATRQVAAGNNDLSQRTEQQAASLEQTASSMEELTSTVRQNADNARQASGLAANASDTALRGGEVVGRVVQTMDEINDASKKIVDIIGVIEGIAFQTNILALNAAVEAARAGEQGRGFAVVAGEVRSLAQRSANAAKEIKGLIGDTVARVDNGSALVGQAGQTMEEIVQAVKSVTDIMAEISAASAEQSSGIEQVNQAVAQMDEGTQQNAALVEEAAAAAGALEEQALRLRDAVATFRVSMQAEVRPQRQPASARGDAVLARA, encoded by the coding sequence ATGCGAAACAACCAACCCGTCACGCAGCGCGAGTACCCGCTGTCTCCTTCCGACTACCTGATCTCGCGCACCGACCTCAAGGGCCGTATCACCTTTGCCAACCGCACCTTTATCGAGGCCAGCGGCTTTGCGGCGGAAGAACTGCTGGGCGCGCCGCATAACCTGGTGCGCCACCCCGACATGCCGCCCGAGGCGTTCGCGGACTTGTGGCAAGACCTGCAGGCCGGACGCACGTGGATGGGCGTGGTCAAGAACCGCCGCAAGAACGGCGACTTCTACTGGGTCAGTGCAACCGTGACGCCGACGCGCGTCGACGGCCGCGTGGTGGGCTACACGTCGGTGCGCTCGATGGCAACGCGCGAGCAGGTGCAGGCCGCCGGCGCCGCCTATGCGCGCTTTCGCGCCGGGCGTGCCGACGGGCTGGCGATCCGCCACGGCGCGGTGGTGCGCACCGGCCTGCGCGGCCTGGTGCAGGGACTGCTGCGCCTGAACCTGAAGCGCCGCATCCTGTGGGCACAGGCCGGGGGGCTGGTGTGGTTCCTGGCCGCACTGGTCGCGGTGGAAGCGCTGGGCGGCACCGCCGCGGCCAGCCTGCGACCGTGGCTTTGGGGCGGCTTTGCGCTGGCGCTGGCGTCGTCCTTCGCCGCCGGCACCATGCTGCTGGCGCGCGTGAACCGGCCGGTGCGCGACATGCTGGACTTTGCGCTGCGCATGGGCGCAGGCGACCTGACCACGCGCTTCGAGCACCGCAGCGCCGACGAGATCGGCGCGCTGGCGCAGGCGATGCAGACCATGCAGCGCAGCCTGCTGTCGGTGGTGCATGAGATCCAGGAAGGCATGGCCAGCATCTCGACGGCGACGCGCCAGGTGGCGGCCGGCAATAACGACCTGTCGCAGCGCACCGAGCAGCAGGCGGCGTCGCTGGAGCAGACCGCGTCGAGCATGGAAGAGCTGACCAGCACGGTGCGCCAGAACGCCGACAACGCGCGCCAGGCCAGCGGCCTGGCGGCCAATGCTTCGGACACCGCGCTGCGCGGCGGCGAAGTAGTGGGCCGGGTGGTGCAGACCATGGACGAGATCAACGATGCGTCGAAGAAGATCGTCGACATCATCGGCGTGATCGAAGGCATCGCGTTCCAGACCAACATCCTGGCGCTGAACGCAGCGGTGGAAGCCGCGCGTGCGGGCGAGCAGGGGCGCGGCTTCGCCGTGGTGGCAGGCGAGGTGCGCAGCCTGGCGCAGCGCAGCGCCAACGCGGCCAAGGAAATCAAAGGCCTGATCGGCGATACCGTGGCGCGCGTCGACAACGGCTCGGCGCTGGTCGGCCAGGCCGGCCAGACCATGGAAGAGATCGTGCAGGCGGTGAAGTCGGTCACCGACATCATGGCCGAGATCAGCGCGGCGTCGGCCGAGCAGAGCTCGGGCATCGAGCAGGTGAACCAGGCGGTGGCGCAGATGGACGAGGGCACGCAGCAGAACGCGGCACTGGTGGAAGAAGCGGCCGCCGCGGCGGGCGCGCTGGAAGAACAGGCGCTGCGGCTGCGCGATGCCGTGGCGACCTTCCGCGTCAGCATGCAGGCAGAGGTGAGGCCGCAGCGCCAGCCTGCCTCCGCGCGTGGCGATGCGGTGCTGGCACGGGCCTGA
- a CDS encoding methyl-accepting chemotaxis protein has protein sequence MHWFNQLRVTTRLVAGFLVVAVIGAVMGLLGVVNMGRMADWTGKIYNDDLRALKAVQDANINLVYASRSQIALLSASTMGERSLEKEQIAKSLAAMDERIRQVAGAFERPEGKALLKQYQDLSPALRARMEKYVELVSKQPLDTSQFESQVFSESADLLKDSHALEAVMLQMVKRRDDRARTNMEEARSVYDETRLWMLGLVLGGVALSVLLGVMLARALSRQLGGEPAYAAAIAARIAEGDFSQPVTTRAGDKSSLVFAMQQMQAQLSRMVRDFKASAESIGSASREIAAGNNDLSQRTEQQAASLEQTASSMEELTSTVRQNADNARQASGLAANASDTAVRGGEVVGRVVQTMDEINDASKKIVDIIGVIEGIAFQTNILALNAAVEAARAGEQGRGFAVVAGEVRSLAQRSANAAKEIKGLIGDTVARVDNGSALVGQAGKTMDEIVQAVKRVTDIMGEISAASAEQSSGIEQVNQAVAQMDEVTQQNAALVEEAAAAAGALEEQAGRLQSAVATFRLAAEDERAERFEVLPAAAAVPAKTQRAAGAVRAIAASKRAAKLPIAKTGAASADEAAHDAAEPAPAKPAPRAAAMTPRPALAAADNGDWSAF, from the coding sequence ATGCATTGGTTCAATCAATTGCGCGTCACGACCAGGCTGGTTGCCGGATTCCTGGTGGTCGCCGTGATCGGCGCCGTGATGGGGCTGCTGGGCGTCGTCAACATGGGCCGTATGGCCGACTGGACCGGCAAGATCTACAACGACGACCTGCGCGCGCTGAAGGCGGTGCAGGACGCCAACATCAACCTGGTCTACGCCAGCCGTTCGCAGATCGCGCTGCTGTCGGCATCGACCATGGGCGAGCGCTCGCTCGAGAAGGAGCAGATCGCCAAGTCGCTGGCCGCGATGGACGAACGCATCCGCCAGGTCGCCGGCGCCTTCGAGAGGCCCGAGGGCAAGGCGCTGCTCAAGCAGTACCAGGATCTGTCGCCGGCGTTGCGCGCGCGCATGGAAAAGTATGTCGAGCTGGTCAGCAAGCAGCCGCTCGATACCTCGCAGTTCGAAAGCCAGGTGTTCTCCGAAAGCGCCGACCTGCTCAAGGACAGCCACGCGCTGGAAGCGGTGATGCTGCAGATGGTCAAGCGCCGCGACGATCGCGCCCGCACCAACATGGAAGAAGCGCGCAGCGTCTACGACGAAACGCGCCTGTGGATGCTGGGCCTGGTGCTGGGCGGGGTGGCGTTGTCGGTGCTGCTGGGTGTGATGCTCGCGCGCGCGCTGTCGCGCCAGCTGGGCGGCGAGCCGGCGTATGCCGCGGCCATCGCCGCGCGCATTGCCGAGGGCGATTTCTCGCAGCCGGTGACCACGCGCGCTGGCGACAAGAGCAGCCTGGTGTTCGCGATGCAACAGATGCAGGCGCAGCTGTCGCGCATGGTGCGCGATTTCAAGGCCTCGGCCGAGTCGATCGGCAGCGCCTCGCGCGAGATCGCAGCGGGTAACAACGACCTGTCGCAGCGCACCGAGCAGCAGGCGGCGTCGCTGGAGCAGACCGCATCGAGCATGGAAGAGCTGACCAGCACGGTGCGCCAGAACGCCGACAACGCGCGCCAGGCCAGCGGGCTGGCGGCCAATGCCTCTGACACGGCAGTGCGCGGCGGCGAAGTGGTGGGCCGGGTGGTGCAGACCATGGACGAGATCAACGATGCGTCGAAGAAGATCGTCGACATCATCGGCGTGATCGAGGGCATTGCGTTCCAGACCAACATCCTGGCGCTGAACGCCGCGGTGGAAGCCGCGCGTGCGGGCGAGCAGGGCCGCGGCTTCGCCGTGGTGGCAGGCGAGGTGCGCAGCCTGGCGCAGCGCAGCGCCAACGCGGCCAAGGAAATCAAGGGCCTGATCGGCGATACCGTGGCGCGCGTCGACAACGGCTCGGCGCTGGTGGGCCAGGCCGGCAAGACCATGGATGAGATCGTGCAGGCGGTCAAGCGCGTGACCGACATCATGGGCGAGATCAGCGCGGCATCGGCCGAGCAGAGCTCGGGCATCGAGCAGGTGAACCAGGCCGTGGCGCAGATGGACGAGGTCACGCAGCAGAACGCGGCACTGGTGGAAGAAGCCGCCGCCGCGGCGGGCGCGCTCGAAGAACAGGCCGGCCGCCTGCAGTCCGCGGTGGCGACGTTCCGCCTGGCCGCGGAGGACGAGCGCGCGGAGCGCTTCGAGGTATTGCCCGCCGCCGCCGCGGTGCCCGCCAAGACCCAGCGCGCCGCGGGCGCGGTGCGTGCCATCGCCGCAAGCAAGCGCGCGGCCAAGCTGCCCATCGCCAAGACGGGAGCCGCCAGCGCCGATGAAGCCGCGCACGACGCGGCCGAGCCGGCGCCAGCAAAGCCGGCGCCGCGCGCCGCGGCCATGACGCCGCGCCCCGCGCTAGCCGCGGCCGATAACGGCGACTGGAGCGCGTTCTGA
- a CDS encoding DUF4088 family protein has translation MTTDITLALPQEEAARLRKEFDQFIGVSTGLDREFLPPEFHDFLRARLLQHDGPLTERAVSRLLSGGEYGWARRVFDKQLPNALAALMRDAQRFGFGLAVQPGWSGEQRLAHAREWAAQVLAECGADSAYTEALATQVAASAEDLRALEERMRTPAWRLAESLRQRAYDLMYALQTEDNEAAGRARVGELRGMLGLALEYGSVQPEEASRVLEQVERVRPALFREAPDDVFARLANWLRRLFGH, from the coding sequence ATGACGACCGATATCACCCTGGCCTTGCCGCAAGAGGAAGCGGCCAGGCTGCGCAAGGAATTCGACCAGTTCATCGGAGTCTCGACCGGGCTGGACCGCGAGTTCCTGCCGCCCGAGTTTCATGACTTCCTGCGTGCGCGGTTGCTGCAGCATGACGGCCCGCTGACCGAGCGCGCGGTCTCGCGGCTGCTGTCCGGGGGTGAGTACGGGTGGGCGCGCCGCGTGTTCGACAAGCAGTTGCCCAATGCGCTCGCTGCGCTGATGCGCGACGCCCAGCGCTTCGGCTTCGGCCTGGCCGTGCAGCCCGGCTGGAGCGGCGAGCAGCGCCTGGCGCATGCGCGCGAATGGGCGGCGCAGGTGCTGGCCGAGTGCGGCGCCGATAGCGCCTATACCGAGGCCCTGGCCACCCAGGTGGCGGCGTCGGCGGAAGATTTGCGCGCGCTGGAAGAGCGCATGCGCACGCCGGCATGGCGCCTGGCCGAAAGCCTGCGCCAGCGCGCCTATGACCTGATGTACGCGCTGCAGACCGAAGACAACGAAGCCGCCGGCCGCGCGCGCGTGGGCGAGTTGCGCGGCATGCTGGGGCTGGCGCTGGAATACGGCTCGGTGCAGCCGGAAGAGGCCTCGCGCGTGCTGGAGCAGGTGGAGCGCGTGCGCCCAGCATTGTTTCGCGAAGCGCCCGACGACGTGTTCGCGCGGCTCGCGAATTGGCTGCGCCGATTGTTCGGACATTGA
- the flhD gene encoding flagellar transcriptional regulator FlhD yields MESSEVLQEIREVNLAYLLLAQRLVRENQVEAMFRLGVSKEIADILAKLTSAQLVKLAASNMVLCRFRFDDHALLSTLTHTAKSHDMQQIHAAILLARQPVESLN; encoded by the coding sequence TTGGAAAGCAGTGAAGTTCTCCAGGAGATCAGGGAGGTTAACCTCGCCTATCTGCTGCTCGCGCAACGCCTTGTGCGCGAAAACCAGGTCGAAGCCATGTTCAGGCTCGGGGTCAGCAAGGAAATCGCGGATATCCTTGCCAAGCTGACCTCGGCGCAACTCGTCAAGCTCGCGGCATCCAACATGGTGCTGTGCAGGTTCCGCTTCGACGACCATGCACTTCTGTCTACTCTCACCCACACGGCCAAGAGCCATGACATGCAGCAGATCCACGCCGCGATCCTGCTCGCACGTCAGCCTGTGGAGTCGCTCAATTGA
- the flhC gene encoding flagellar transcriptional regulator FlhC — MTALLQAEPNRSYTATSVPSRKSVLQDANQTQLAIELIGLGARLQVLEAETTLSRDRLIRLYKELRGVSPPKGMLPFSTDWFTTWLPNIHSSLFFSAYQFMVQEGETVGIRAVVAAYRLYLEHVSLLGGEIVLSFTRAWTLVRFFESNMLQLSRCTCCGGQFVTHAYEPHANFVCSLCRPPSRAGKVKKLSKDAAAVQTNA; from the coding sequence TTGACCGCGCTCCTGCAGGCCGAGCCAAACCGGAGCTACACGGCCACCTCCGTTCCCAGCCGCAAGAGCGTGCTACAGGACGCCAACCAGACCCAGCTCGCGATCGAGCTGATCGGCCTGGGCGCGCGCCTGCAGGTGCTTGAAGCCGAGACCACGCTGTCGCGTGACCGGCTGATCCGCTTGTACAAGGAGCTGCGCGGCGTCTCGCCCCCCAAGGGCATGCTGCCGTTCTCGACCGACTGGTTCACCACCTGGCTGCCGAATATCCACTCGTCGCTGTTCTTCTCCGCCTACCAGTTCATGGTGCAGGAAGGCGAGACCGTGGGCATCCGCGCGGTGGTGGCCGCCTACCGCCTGTACCTCGAGCATGTTTCGCTGCTCGGCGGTGAAATTGTCTTAAGTTTCACGCGGGCCTGGACGTTAGTACGGTTCTTCGAGAGCAACATGCTGCAGCTGTCCCGGTGCACGTGTTGCGGCGGACAGTTTGTCACGCACGCGTATGAGCCGCACGCGAACTTCGTGTGCAGCCTGTGCCGTCCGCCGTCGCGCGCAGGGAAAGTGAAGAAGCTCTCGAAAGACGCCGCCGCCGTGCAGACCAACGCCTGA
- the motA gene encoding flagellar motor stator protein MotA — protein sequence MLVVLGYVVVVAAVLGGYAMTGGHMGALYQPAEVVIIAGAAIGAFIATNTGKAIKATARALPGLFKSSKYKKELYLDVMSLLYVLLSKARREGILFLEKEIADPAASSVFSQYPRILSDPVVMEFLTDYLRMMVNGNMNAFEIEALMDHEIETFRHEAEIPAHALSRVGDGLPAFGIVAAVMGVVHALGSADLPPAELGALIAHAMVGTFLGILLAYGFISPLAARIELQVSENVKVYECIKVVLLASLNGYAPLVAVEFGRKVLYSTVRPSFLELDDHVREVKSLN from the coding sequence GTGCTAGTAGTTCTTGGCTATGTCGTCGTGGTAGCGGCGGTGCTTGGCGGTTACGCCATGACCGGCGGCCATATGGGCGCGCTATATCAACCTGCGGAAGTGGTGATCATCGCAGGCGCCGCCATCGGCGCCTTCATCGCCACCAATACCGGCAAGGCCATCAAGGCCACCGCGCGCGCGCTGCCGGGCCTGTTCAAGAGTTCCAAGTACAAGAAAGAGCTGTACCTGGACGTCATGTCGCTGCTGTACGTGCTGCTGTCCAAGGCACGGCGCGAGGGCATCCTGTTCCTGGAAAAGGAAATCGCCGACCCCGCCGCCAGCAGCGTGTTCAGCCAGTACCCGCGCATCCTGTCGGATCCGGTGGTGATGGAATTCCTCACCGACTACCTGCGCATGATGGTCAACGGCAACATGAATGCGTTCGAGATCGAGGCCCTGATGGACCACGAGATCGAGACCTTCCGCCATGAAGCCGAGATCCCCGCCCATGCGCTGTCGCGCGTCGGCGATGGCCTGCCGGCGTTCGGCATCGTCGCCGCGGTGATGGGCGTGGTCCATGCGCTGGGTTCGGCCGACCTGCCGCCGGCCGAGCTGGGCGCACTGATCGCGCACGCCATGGTCGGCACCTTCCTCGGCATCCTGCTGGCCTACGGCTTTATCTCGCCGCTGGCGGCGCGCATCGAGCTGCAGGTGTCCGAGAACGTCAAGGTCTACGAGTGCATCAAGGTGGTGCTGCTGGCCTCCCTGAACGGCTACGCGCCGCTGGTGGCGGTGGAGTTCGGCCGCAAGGTGCTGTACTCCACGGTGCGACCGTCGTTCCTCGAGCTCGACGACCACGTGCGTGAAGTGAAGAGCCTGAACTAA
- the motB gene encoding flagellar motor protein MotB, translated as MSSAHDMRPIIVRRAKSHARPHGNHSWKIAYADFMTAMMALFLVLWLLSSANKKTLEGIAEYFRMPLKVAIVGGEKSSQSPSVIPGGGMDVMRKDGEIMRAHDNDPSDEQRRNEQQEAQRLRALKQRLEQIIENNPVLRQFRPQLLLDITSEGLRIQILDTQNRPMFRTGSAIVESYMRTILREIGPVLNELPNKVSLSGHTDAANYSNGERTYSNWELSGDRANASRRELIAGGMQEGKVLRVLGLAATMPLDKDDLLAPVNRRISIVVLNQKAQARFEAENASAAEVTVAAQAGKAAQEMQAGLAASAPAAAAKGKSP; from the coding sequence ATGAGCAGCGCACACGATATGCGTCCGATCATCGTCCGCCGGGCGAAGTCGCACGCCAGGCCGCACGGCAACCACAGCTGGAAGATTGCCTACGCCGACTTCATGACGGCGATGATGGCGCTGTTCCTGGTGCTGTGGCTGCTGTCCAGCGCCAACAAGAAGACGCTGGAAGGCATTGCCGAATACTTCCGCATGCCGCTCAAGGTCGCCATCGTCGGCGGCGAGAAGAGCAGCCAGTCGCCCAGCGTGATTCCGGGCGGCGGCATGGACGTGATGCGCAAGGACGGCGAGATCATGCGCGCGCACGACAACGACCCCAGCGACGAACAGCGCCGCAACGAGCAGCAGGAAGCGCAGCGGCTGCGCGCGCTCAAGCAGCGCCTGGAACAGATCATCGAGAACAACCCGGTGCTGCGCCAGTTCCGCCCGCAGCTGCTGCTGGACATCACCAGCGAAGGCCTGCGCATCCAGATCCTGGATACGCAGAACCGGCCCATGTTCCGCACCGGCAGCGCCATCGTCGAAAGCTATATGCGCACCATCCTGCGCGAGATCGGCCCGGTGCTGAACGAGCTGCCCAACAAGGTCAGCCTGTCCGGCCATACCGACGCGGCCAACTATTCCAACGGCGAGCGCACCTACAGCAACTGGGAGCTGTCCGGCGACCGCGCCAACGCCTCGCGCCGCGAGCTGATCGCGGGCGGCATGCAGGAGGGCAAGGTGCTGCGCGTGCTGGGCCTGGCCGCGACCATGCCGCTGGACAAGGACGACCTGCTGGCGCCGGTCAACCGCCGCATCAGCATCGTGGTGCTGAACCAGAAGGCGCAGGCGCGCTTCGAGGCCGAGAACGCCAGCGCCGCCGAGGTCACGGTGGCGGCGCAGGCCGGCAAGGCCGCGCAGGAGATGCAGGCAGGGCTGGCGGCGTCGGCACCGGCCGCGGCTGCAAAAGGCAAGTCACCATGA
- the cheA gene encoding chemotaxis protein CheA, translating to MSVDIDITQFYQTFFEEAEELLVEMEQLLLGLDIEAPDAEHLNAIFRAAHSIKGGAATFGFAALTETTHIFENLLDRTRRQELALTRTIIDTFLETKDVLQDQLNAYRNGTEPDPETLARICAVLQQLAQEAAGHEPAPAPAAAAAPAPVAAAAPATAPAGGGLKIRLIKVSASDQALLREELANLGEITGQQETNGELVVWLNTQCSADDIIAVCCFVIDADQIVIEAAADAPAAAPAPAEVVAPAPAPVAAAPAPAPAAREKAKAAPAPAPAHGEGSIRVPTEKVDQIINLVGELVITQSMLAQTASSLDPVLFDRLFSGMGQLERNARDLQEAVMSIRMMPMDYVFSRFPRLVRDLASKLGKQIDLVTFGKATELDKSLIERIIDPLTHLVRNSLDHGIETPDKRVAAGKDATGQLILSAQHHGGNIVIEVSDDGGGLNRERILAKAIQNGLPVSETITDEEVWQLIFAPGFSTAEVVTDVSGRGVGMDVVKRNIQEMGGHVQISSRPGLGTTIRIVLPLTLAILDGMSVKVGEETFILPLNCVMESLQPKAEDVHTAANSDRVMHVRGEYLPLLEMHRVFNVANALQEPTQGIAVILQAEGKRFALLVDQLIGQHQVVLKNLETNYRKVPCISAATILGDGSVALIVDVGALQRTGVRRQEPALQQ from the coding sequence ATGTCTGTCGATATCGATATCACTCAGTTTTACCAGACCTTCTTCGAGGAAGCGGAAGAGCTGCTCGTTGAAATGGAGCAGCTGCTGCTCGGCCTGGACATCGAGGCGCCCGATGCCGAGCACCTGAACGCCATCTTCCGCGCCGCGCATTCGATCAAGGGCGGCGCCGCCACCTTCGGCTTCGCCGCGCTGACCGAGACCACCCATATCTTCGAGAACCTGCTGGACCGCACGCGCCGGCAGGAACTGGCGTTGACCAGGACCATCATCGACACCTTTCTGGAAACCAAGGACGTGTTGCAAGACCAGCTCAACGCCTACCGCAACGGCACCGAACCCGATCCGGAAACGCTGGCGCGCATCTGCGCCGTGCTGCAGCAGCTGGCGCAGGAAGCCGCCGGCCATGAACCCGCCCCGGCACCCGCCGCGGCTGCCGCGCCCGCGCCTGTCGCGGCCGCCGCGCCCGCAACCGCCCCCGCCGGCGGTGGCCTGAAGATCCGCCTGATCAAGGTCTCGGCGTCCGACCAGGCGCTGCTGCGCGAAGAACTGGCCAACCTGGGCGAGATCACCGGCCAGCAGGAAACCAATGGCGAACTGGTGGTGTGGCTCAACACTCAATGCAGCGCCGACGACATCATCGCGGTGTGCTGCTTCGTCATCGACGCCGACCAGATCGTGATCGAAGCCGCGGCCGATGCGCCGGCGGCGGCGCCGGCCCCGGCAGAGGTGGTCGCGCCCGCGCCAGCGCCAGTGGCTGCCGCGCCCGCGCCGGCCCCCGCCGCGCGCGAGAAGGCCAAGGCGGCCCCGGCCCCCGCACCGGCGCACGGCGAAGGCTCGATCCGCGTGCCCACCGAGAAGGTCGACCAGATCATCAACCTGGTGGGCGAGCTGGTGATCACGCAGTCGATGCTGGCGCAGACCGCCTCGTCGCTGGACCCGGTGCTGTTCGACCGCCTGTTCTCCGGCATGGGCCAGCTCGAGCGCAATGCGCGCGACCTGCAGGAAGCGGTGATGTCGATCCGCATGATGCCGATGGATTATGTGTTCTCGCGCTTCCCGCGCCTGGTGCGCGACCTGGCCAGCAAGCTCGGCAAGCAGATCGACCTGGTTACGTTCGGCAAGGCCACCGAGCTGGACAAGAGCCTGATCGAACGCATCATCGATCCGCTGACGCACCTGGTGCGCAACAGCCTGGACCACGGCATCGAAACCCCCGACAAGCGCGTCGCCGCCGGCAAGGACGCGACCGGCCAGCTGATCCTGTCCGCGCAGCACCATGGCGGCAATATCGTCATCGAAGTCAGCGACGACGGCGGCGGCCTGAACCGCGAGCGCATCCTGGCCAAGGCCATCCAGAACGGCCTGCCGGTGTCCGAGACCATCACCGACGAGGAAGTCTGGCAGCTGATCTTCGCACCGGGCTTCTCCACTGCCGAAGTCGTCACCGACGTCTCCGGCCGTGGCGTGGGCATGGACGTGGTCAAGCGCAACATCCAGGAGATGGGCGGGCACGTGCAGATCAGCTCGCGCCCGGGCCTGGGCACCACCATCCGCATCGTGCTGCCGCTGACGCTGGCGATCCTGGACGGCATGTCGGTCAAGGTGGGCGAGGAGACCTTCATCCTGCCGCTGAACTGCGTGATGGAGTCGCTGCAGCCCAAGGCCGAAGACGTGCACACCGCCGCCAACTCCGACCGCGTCATGCACGTGCGCGGCGAGTACCTGCCGCTGCTGGAGATGCACCGCGTGTTCAACGTCGCCAACGCGCTGCAGGAACCGACGCAGGGTATCGCCGTGATCCTGCAGGCCGAAGGCAAGCGCTTCGCGCTGCTGGTGGACCAGCTGATCGGCCAGCACCAGGTGGTGCTGAAGAACCTGGAAACCAACTACCGCAAGGTGCCGTGCATCTCGGCGGCAACCATCCTTGGCGACGGCAGCGTGGCGCTGATCGTCGATGTCGGCGCGCTGCAGCGCACCGGCGTGCGCCGGCAGGAACCGGCGCTGCAGCAGTAA